In Bradyrhizobium guangxiense, the following are encoded in one genomic region:
- the hisI gene encoding phosphoribosyl-AMP cyclohydrolase, producing MSAHSHEIEEGLSFQPRFDASGLVTCVATDVATGDVLMVAHMNDEALRKTIATGEAWYFSRSRNALWRKGETSGQTQRVIEMRTDCDQDAVWIRVEQIGAACHTGRRSCFYRKVEGEGGGATLVFADAERLFDPSVVYKK from the coding sequence GTGTCCGCTCACTCCCATGAGATCGAGGAAGGCCTCTCCTTCCAACCGCGGTTCGACGCGAGCGGCCTCGTGACCTGCGTCGCGACCGACGTCGCCACCGGCGACGTGCTCATGGTCGCGCACATGAACGACGAGGCGCTGCGCAAGACGATCGCGACCGGCGAGGCCTGGTACTTCAGCCGCTCGCGCAATGCCTTGTGGCGAAAAGGTGAGACCTCGGGTCAAACCCAGCGCGTGATCGAGATGCGCACCGATTGCGACCAGGACGCGGTCTGGATCCGTGTCGAGCAGATTGGCGCCGCTTGCCACACCGGGCGGCGGTCGTGCTTCTATCGCAAGGTCGAAGGTGAGGGCGGCGGCGCCACGCTGGTCTTCGCCGATGCCGAGCGGCTGTTTGATCCCAGCGTCGTCTACAAGAAGTAG
- the folE gene encoding GTP cyclohydrolase I FolE, with product MDATIKPIRPNKQLESRPAELDPAEFLAAAVRADQPRPARAEAEAAVKTLLAYIGENTEREGLLDTPRRVVEAFDELYQGYHQCPAEVLDRTFGETAGYDDFVLVRDIEFTSQCEHHMMPFYGKAHIAYTPVERVVGLSKLARLTDISARRLQTQEHLTAQIAAAIDEVLKPRGVAVLIEAEHTCMSVRGVAKHGASTFPSRFTGMFRDNPAEQARFLSLVRGTR from the coding sequence ATGGACGCGACAATCAAGCCGATCCGCCCCAATAAGCAGCTCGAGAGCCGCCCGGCAGAGCTCGATCCCGCCGAGTTCCTGGCGGCCGCCGTCCGCGCCGACCAGCCGCGCCCGGCACGCGCCGAGGCCGAGGCGGCGGTGAAGACGCTGCTCGCCTATATCGGCGAGAACACCGAGCGCGAGGGCTTGCTCGACACGCCGCGCCGCGTCGTCGAGGCGTTCGACGAGCTCTATCAGGGCTACCACCAGTGCCCGGCCGAAGTGCTCGACCGCACTTTCGGCGAGACCGCCGGCTACGACGATTTCGTGCTGGTGCGCGACATCGAGTTCACCTCGCAGTGCGAGCATCACATGATGCCGTTCTACGGCAAGGCGCACATCGCCTATACGCCGGTGGAACGCGTCGTCGGCCTCTCCAAGCTTGCCCGCCTCACCGATATCTCCGCCCGCCGGCTCCAGACCCAGGAGCATCTGACGGCGCAGATCGCGGCGGCCATCGACGAGGTCCTGAAGCCCCGCGGCGTTGCCGTGCTGATCGAGGCCGAGCATACCTGCATGTCGGTGCGCGGCGTCGCCAAGCATGGCGCCTCCACCTTCCCCAGCCGCTTCACCGGCATGTTCCGCGACAATCCGGCGGAGCAGGCCCGTTTCCTGTCCCTGGTGCGAGGCACGCGCTGA